In one Litorilinea aerophila genomic region, the following are encoded:
- a CDS encoding metal ABC transporter permease, translating into MSVTQVEIQLIAAVVAAACALPGVFLVLRQMAMMSDAISHTVLLGIVLGFFLTRSLESPLLIVGAAAMGVATVSLVELLHNTRLVKQDAAIGLVFPALFSVAVILISRFARGVHLDVDAVLLGELAFAPFDRLILWGWDLPRALVVMGIILLLNGLAIFLFYKELKLATFDPGLAAALGFSPGLIHYGLMTLVSITAVGAFDAVGSILVVALMITPAAAAYLLTDRLERMVGLSVLIGVASAIGGYWLARLLDANIAGSMATVTGAIFVAVFLFAPGRGIVAVARRRQRQRWEFAQAMLVIHLLHHEGSPEAEAENRLAHLEEELRWSPDFALRVVRQAERHGLIQRQNGTLLLTEEGRRQARQALVH; encoded by the coding sequence ATGAGTGTCACCCAAGTTGAAATCCAGTTGATTGCAGCCGTGGTGGCCGCAGCCTGTGCCCTGCCCGGCGTGTTTTTGGTGTTACGGCAGATGGCCATGATGAGCGACGCCATCAGCCACACGGTGTTGCTTGGGATCGTGTTGGGCTTTTTCCTCACCCGCAGCCTGGAATCTCCCCTGTTGATCGTGGGCGCCGCGGCCATGGGCGTGGCGACGGTCAGCCTGGTGGAGCTACTCCACAACACCCGGCTGGTCAAACAGGATGCGGCCATTGGCCTGGTCTTTCCGGCCCTCTTCAGCGTGGCCGTGATCCTCATCTCCCGCTTTGCCCGGGGCGTGCATCTGGACGTGGATGCCGTGTTGCTGGGCGAGCTGGCCTTCGCGCCCTTCGACCGGCTGATCCTGTGGGGCTGGGATCTGCCCCGGGCCCTGGTGGTGATGGGGATCATCCTGCTCTTGAACGGGCTGGCCATCTTCCTCTTCTACAAGGAGCTCAAGCTGGCCACCTTTGACCCGGGCCTGGCTGCGGCCCTGGGCTTCTCGCCGGGCCTGATCCACTACGGGCTGATGACTCTGGTCTCCATCACGGCGGTGGGGGCCTTCGACGCGGTGGGATCGATCCTGGTGGTGGCGTTGATGATCACACCGGCCGCGGCGGCATACCTGCTCACGGACCGTCTGGAGCGGATGGTGGGCCTGAGCGTCCTGATAGGCGTGGCCAGCGCCATCGGCGGCTACTGGCTGGCCCGCCTGCTGGATGCCAACATTGCCGGCTCCATGGCCACCGTCACCGGCGCCATTTTTGTGGCCGTCTTCCTCTTCGCGCCGGGGCGGGGGATCGTTGCTGTCGCCCGGCGCAGACAGCGCCAGCGCTGGGAATTTGCCCAGGCCATGCTGGTCATTCATCTGCTCCACCACGAAGGCAGCCCGGAAGCCGAGGCGGAAAACCGGCTGGCGCATCTGGAGGAAGAGCTGCGCTGGAGCCCGGACTTTGCCCTGCGGGTGGTCCGCCAGGCTGAGCGCCACGGCCTGATCCAGCGGCAGAACGGGACCCTCTTGCTGACGGAGGAAGGACGGCGCCAGGCCCGCCAGGCTTTGGTCCATTGA
- a CDS encoding iron chelate uptake ABC transporter family permease subunit → MDIGGLLHGLVFDYTLRTVALGAATLGIVSGALGSFAMLRRQSLLGDAMSHAALPGVVLAFMLTGLKTPAVLMLGAAAAGILGTLFMVAINRYTRIKQDSSLGIILSVFFGFGLLLLTFLQRNPDARQAGLNHFLFGQAATLLARDVATMALFGGLALLLMLLFWKEFKLLSFDRDFGASLGYPMQALEILLTTLLVVAIVIGLQAVGVVLMSAMVVAPAAAARQWTDRLGVMVALAAFFGALAGVAGTLISGLASGLSTGPVIVLCISAIALFSFLLAPNRGLGWNWLQQRRNRQRLHTDQVLLNLYQLALQHPDPSHPHAVASLRVMGAGQRGVRRSLAVLAERGLVRQVDDEHWALTPAGLQAARRLAESYQPPD, encoded by the coding sequence ATGGACATTGGCGGCCTGTTGCATGGGCTGGTATTTGACTACACGTTGCGCACGGTGGCCCTGGGCGCGGCTACCCTGGGGATTGTCAGCGGGGCGTTGGGTTCTTTTGCCATGCTGCGCCGGCAAAGCCTGTTGGGCGATGCCATGTCCCACGCCGCCCTGCCGGGCGTGGTGCTGGCCTTCATGCTCACGGGCCTGAAGACCCCGGCCGTGTTGATGCTGGGGGCGGCCGCGGCCGGCATCCTGGGCACCCTCTTCATGGTGGCCATCAACCGCTACACCCGCATCAAACAGGACAGCTCCCTGGGCATCATCCTCTCGGTCTTTTTCGGCTTCGGCCTGCTGTTGCTGACCTTTCTGCAGCGCAATCCCGACGCCCGGCAGGCCGGCCTCAACCACTTTCTCTTCGGGCAGGCAGCCACCCTACTGGCCCGGGATGTGGCCACCATGGCCCTCTTCGGTGGCCTGGCCCTGCTGCTGATGTTGCTCTTCTGGAAGGAGTTCAAGCTGCTCAGCTTCGACCGGGACTTTGGAGCCAGCCTGGGCTACCCCATGCAGGCGCTGGAGATCCTGCTCACCACCCTGCTGGTGGTGGCCATCGTGATCGGCCTCCAGGCGGTGGGGGTGGTGTTGATGAGCGCCATGGTGGTGGCGCCGGCCGCGGCCGCCCGCCAGTGGACGGATCGCCTGGGGGTGATGGTGGCGCTGGCCGCCTTCTTTGGCGCCCTGGCAGGCGTGGCCGGCACCCTGATCAGTGGGCTGGCCAGCGGCCTCTCCACCGGGCCGGTCATCGTCCTCTGCATCAGCGCCATCGCGCTCTTCTCCTTCTTGCTGGCACCCAACCGGGGGTTGGGCTGGAACTGGCTGCAACAGCGGCGAAACCGGCAGCGCCTGCACACGGACCAGGTGCTCCTGAACCTGTATCAGCTGGCCCTGCAGCACCCGGATCCCAGCCATCCCCACGCGGTGGCCAGCCTGCGGGTGATGGGCGCCGGACAGCGGGGCGTGCGCCGCAGCCTGGCCGTCCTGGCCGAGCGTGGGCTGGTGCGGCAGGTGGACGACGAGCACTGGGCCCTGACCCCGGCCGGTCTCCAGGCAGCCCGCCGCCTGGCCGAGAGCTACCAGCCGCCGGATTGA
- a CDS encoding threonine ammonia-lyase, whose protein sequence is MQPSSPPLPSPPTFQDILRARQVIRRYLPPTPLHRYPSLDRLLGASVYVKHENYQPIGAFKIRGGINFMAHLDEASRQRGVVTASTGNHGQSIAYAAQLFGIRAVIVVPEGANPVKVEAMRSYGAEVVFHGADFEASKRHCATLEAEEGLRFISSGDEPLLIAGVGTHALEMLEAQPDLEVILVPVGGGSGAAGAALVAKAVDPNIRVIGVQARGAPAAYLTWKERTWRTAPIETFAGGLATGEPFMLPQQILWQHLDDFVLVDDQELLVAIRLYLEKAKTLAEPAGAAPLAAALRLREQLQGRRVGLILSGGNISPDELRQALDGS, encoded by the coding sequence ATGCAGCCATCATCCCCGCCCTTGCCCTCTCCCCCTACATTTCAGGATATCCTGCGGGCCCGCCAGGTCATTCGGCGCTACCTCCCGCCCACACCCCTCCATCGCTACCCATCCCTGGACCGCCTGCTGGGGGCGAGCGTCTACGTCAAACACGAAAACTACCAGCCCATTGGCGCGTTCAAGATCCGGGGTGGTATCAACTTCATGGCCCACCTGGATGAAGCCAGCCGCCAGCGGGGCGTCGTCACCGCCTCCACTGGCAACCATGGCCAGTCCATCGCCTACGCCGCCCAGCTCTTCGGCATCCGGGCTGTCATCGTGGTGCCGGAGGGGGCCAACCCGGTGAAGGTGGAAGCCATGCGCAGCTACGGCGCGGAAGTGGTCTTCCACGGCGCGGACTTCGAGGCCAGCAAACGCCACTGCGCGACCCTGGAGGCCGAAGAGGGCCTGCGCTTCATCTCCTCGGGCGACGAACCCCTGCTCATCGCCGGCGTGGGCACCCACGCCCTGGAGATGCTGGAGGCCCAGCCGGATCTGGAGGTCATTTTGGTGCCGGTGGGTGGCGGCAGTGGCGCGGCCGGCGCCGCGCTGGTGGCCAAGGCCGTTGACCCCAACATTCGGGTCATCGGTGTCCAGGCCAGGGGCGCACCGGCAGCCTATCTCACCTGGAAGGAGCGGACCTGGCGCACCGCCCCCATCGAGACCTTTGCCGGCGGCCTGGCCACCGGCGAGCCCTTCATGCTCCCCCAGCAGATCCTGTGGCAACACCTGGACGACTTCGTGTTGGTGGATGACCAGGAGCTGCTGGTGGCCATCCGCCTCTACCTGGAGAAAGCCAAGACGCTGGCCGAACCGGCGGGCGCGGCCCCGCTGGCGGCGGCCCTGCGGCTGCGGGAACAGCTCCAGGGCCGCCGTGTCGGGCTCATCCTCAGCGGGGGCAACATCTCGCCGGATGAACTGCGCCAGGCGCTGGATGGATCATAG
- a CDS encoding metal ABC transporter ATP-binding protein, whose amino-acid sequence MSTPTTDAIQVTDLTVAYGNKPVLWDIDLRVPGNTLMAIVGPNGAGKTTLIKAILGLVPVAAGQVLIYGRPYAEQRRLVGYVPQRGSVDWDFPTNVLDVVMMGRYGALGWFKRPGRRERELALQALDKVGMRAYAHRQISQLSGGQQQRTFLARALVQDAQVYFMDEPFQGVDATTERAIVTLLKELRAAGKTVVVVHHDLQTVPEYFDWVTLLNVRRIASGPVSEVFTEENLRLTYGGRVAFLHRNARENSGEEARAPEPDRSARAADLPGDAAAVPRGR is encoded by the coding sequence ATGTCAACGCCAACGACCGATGCCATCCAGGTGACAGACCTGACCGTGGCCTACGGCAACAAGCCGGTGCTCTGGGATATCGACCTGCGGGTGCCCGGCAACACCCTGATGGCCATCGTGGGGCCCAACGGCGCCGGCAAAACCACCCTGATCAAGGCCATCCTGGGATTGGTGCCGGTGGCGGCAGGCCAGGTCCTCATCTACGGACGACCGTACGCGGAGCAGCGCCGGCTGGTGGGCTATGTCCCCCAGCGGGGCAGCGTGGATTGGGACTTCCCCACCAACGTGCTGGATGTGGTGATGATGGGGCGCTACGGCGCACTGGGCTGGTTCAAGCGGCCGGGCCGCCGGGAGCGAGAGCTGGCCCTCCAGGCGCTGGACAAGGTAGGCATGCGGGCCTACGCCCATCGCCAGATCAGCCAGCTTTCCGGCGGACAACAGCAGCGCACCTTCCTGGCCCGGGCCCTGGTCCAGGACGCTCAGGTGTACTTCATGGATGAACCCTTCCAGGGGGTGGACGCCACCACAGAGCGGGCCATTGTCACCCTGCTCAAGGAGCTGCGCGCGGCCGGCAAGACGGTGGTGGTGGTCCACCACGACCTGCAGACGGTGCCCGAATACTTCGACTGGGTCACCCTCCTCAACGTGCGGCGCATTGCCAGCGGACCGGTGAGCGAGGTCTTCACCGAGGAGAACCTGCGGCTCACCTACGGCGGGCGGGTGGCCTTTTTACACCGCAACGCCCGGGAGAACAGTGGGGAGGAGGCCCGTGCCCCAGAGCCAGACCGCAGCGCCCGAGCGGCCGACCTGCCTGGGGATGCGGCCGCTGTTCCGCGCGGGAGGTAA